CCACAGTTTTACCCGCGAGGTCTTTCAGGGCGATTTTGTCACCCGAAGTTGTCTCCAGGTTAAAAGCCGGCGCTTTTTTTCCTTCTTCAACGGGCATACTTTATTCCTTTCTATTTTTCGATTTCGTCCTCGAGCGACCGCTTCAGCATCGAATCGAGCGGTTCCGGCTCGATATTTAATTCATCATAGAACAGATTTGAGTCGCTGATGTTCTCCTCCAGGAGCATTTCGATCTGACTTTTTGTCAGTGGAAACGATTTAAAATACTCAAACGGGCTGATTGCCAGCTTGGTCAGTCCGACCGGCATATGGATTTTGGGTACCTTGCGATTCAGGGTTTGACCGATACTGTCAAGCAGTTGGTCATAGGTTACTCTTTCGGATCCGGCGATTTCATAAGTTTTTCCGATCGTCTCGGGTTTATCGAGTGCCTTGACGAAACCCTCGCAGACATTTTCAAGCGCGACCGGCTGAAGTCGGTACTTGCCGTCACCCACGACCGGCACGACAGGAGCGGATTTGATCAGCTTGACGAATTCGACCAGGGCCAGATTGCCCTTGCCGAAAATCAACGACGGCCTGAAAATGGTCCAGTCGAGGTCGGAATTTTTGATATAGTTCTCCGCGCGGAACTTGGTCTGGTGATATTCCGATTTCGATTCGGGGGAGGCACCCAAAGCGCTCATCTGCAGATACCGCTTGATACCCTGCTCGGCACAGATATCCACAAGCTTTACCGTGGTTTCGACATGCAGCTTTTCGAAAGTCACGCCGTGGTTGGGAAACTCCCTGATAATCCCGATAAGATTTATGACAGAGTCTATGTTCCTCAGGCGATGATGCCAATTTTCCGCATCCCCGATACCGCCGGAAATGATATCCACCTTATCAGCCAGGTGGCCCAGCTTGCGCTCGCTTCCCGGCCGTACCAGGCAGGCGGGACTGTGGCCCGTTTCAATCAGAGTTTCAGTTAATTTCCTGCCGACATAGCCGGTCGCGCCGGCGACAAAAACTCGCATCACCCCTCCATTTTGTGAAATATACACGTTTATAGCCTTGAAATGCAAGTATGAACATATAGTTCCGCAAAAACGGCGGGACGGGATTGCTTATCGGAACTGTTCGACGATCTCGATTTTAAACTGCGAGAAATCAGCCGGAAGGAGTTTCTTGTCCACCGAGTAGACCAGGTGACTCTGGTCATAATCGTCGGGCGTACCGTTGAGGTGAACCAGGTGCTTGGCGGTGATACAGTCCTCGAGGTAATCGTAGGTGCCGGCCTCCTGGCTGTCGAAAATAAGGCTGTAATACTGGTTTTGGTAGGAGTGTTCGGGGAAATGTTTCGTAAACAATGTCGGTTGATAGTCCGGGGCCAGGATCGAACCTTTGAGGCTGAATACCAGCGCGCACGAGATGGGCTGGTCCGGTTTAAATCCCTCAGCTTCGACAACATAGTGATCACCCTGGTCATAGATATTCAATGAATACTCTCCGGTTCCTGACTGGTAGACCACTTCGCCCTTCGGATTTCCGCCCCAGCTCAGGTCGCTTCCGATCTGTTTTTTGAATTTTTTCTCGAATTCGTCGGCCAGCTTGTCTATCGTTTTTTCGGCGTAATCATAGAGTTTCATGCGGATTTCGGAGACTGCTATTTTTTCAACCGAGTCGCGGTTGGCCGAAAACTGTTTGTAGAGGGACAGAAGCCCCTTCATTTCCATTCTGTCGTGCAGGAATTCAAGGAAATATCCGGCCAGGGGATAAGCGAAGTCAGCCCCCCCGATCTTCTCTTCAAAACCTTCGTAGGTCAGAAGATCGGCGACCTGGTACAAATCGTTGGCCAGGCCGTAATAAGCCAATTCGCCGTAAGCACCCAAATCAGCCCCGGGTAGACCGCCCAGAAAGACCGGCAGGCCGTACCTGAGAAGAGGGATTGTGCCGGTAGCGATTTCACCCAGTTTGTAGTCAATTAGCAGATCGGCGACGAGCTGTCCATGGGGAAGAAAACTTGTAATCAAGATATTGGCCGAACGATCATGCCATCCGGAGGTTTCATGACCGGCCATCTGGCGTACCTGGTTGGAGTTCGCGCAGAGTATGTATGTCAACTTATCTGCCTCGACTCGCCGCATCTCCCGTTCAGACAATTCCAGTTTCGCGCCGATTTCCTCGATCTCCCGGTCCAGTCGCGCCAAAGCGCTGTCGTTGATCTGTGTGGAATTGAAATAATGAAGTTCGTAATACCTGCCCTCATAGGTTTTCATGTTCTGCATCGTGGTCCAGTAGCGGGGCATGAAATAGAATTTGGCATCGCCGGCCTGCTTTAAAAAGTACTCATAATCCTTGTTGACATCATCACCGCGCAGATTGACTAATATCTTGAACTCTTTCAGTCCCGGTGCGACAACCTGGTATTGCACCTTGATTCTTCCGAGGGAAAAATCCTGCTGGTGGGCGAACAAGGGTGAATGCAGATCGAATTTGTAAGGCGCATCGCTGTAACTGATGCCCAGCTTGTAGACTTCACGCAGGTACTCCGAGTTCCAGAAGCCGGCACAAGCATTATAATCGGCCGCCTGTACATTGTTGAGATAACGTTTGAAAGTTCTTAAAGCTTCATCCTGGAGATCATGGCTGTCCTGCGCATTCAGGCTTGAAACGGCGATGATCAGTACAGTTGCTATGGTAAGAAAACGGCGTATCATATTTTCCTCCGCGAATTGTCCGCTATGCTCGGCAGTCCCGGTTTTTGCGACTTGAATTGATATTATACATATATCGGCCTCATTTGGCTACATTTTTTTATACCCCCGGGCGGAGCAAA
The nucleotide sequence above comes from Candidatus Zixiibacteriota bacterium. Encoded proteins:
- a CDS encoding NAD(P)H-binding protein; translation: MRVFVAGATGYVGRKLTETLIETGHSPACLVRPGSERKLGHLADKVDIISGGIGDAENWHHRLRNIDSVINLIGIIREFPNHGVTFEKLHVETTVKLVDICAEQGIKRYLQMSALGASPESKSEYHQTKFRAENYIKNSDLDWTIFRPSLIFGKGNLALVEFVKLIKSAPVVPVVGDGKYRLQPVALENVCEGFVKALDKPETIGKTYEIAGSERVTYDQLLDSIGQTLNRKVPKIHMPVGLTKLAISPFEYFKSFPLTKSQIEMLLEENISDSNLFYDELNIEPEPLDSMLKRSLEDEIEK